GACCAGCACTCTTGCAATGGAAGAACCCACGAAGCCGCAAACGCCGGTTATCAAGACATCCATCAACACTTGTCCTTCGGATCCGAAGCTCAAAAACGCGTATTGTAACTGCGATTGACCAGCCCCTTGTTGTTCCTCCCCGCAGACTCACAACCTTTTTAGCATTCCGTTGATCTGCCCCTACAACGCTAAGACCGTGCGTCCCCAAACCCGGGCGATCCGAAGCCTGGACCGCTAAAAGTGTAGCGGTTGTCCTCCTTCTTCAGATTCATTTCATGTACCTCACCTGTTCAGCTGCTTGATTTCTCCCGACAAAGTGGCCAGGTCTCCCGAAGAGGTGGGTCGCGGTCGAGCAAAGCCGTTTTGGCGTTCTCTGATTGTCCTTAGCGACACACGATTACACGACGGCGACCTTGGGCTCGATGATGGATCTAATATTTGAGGTGCGGTTCTGCGATCAAGCACCTCGAGTAACTACAGATCCGACCCGTTAAGCCTTATAGGAAAACTTGGCTAATGTGTGGTTGCTATCCCGATATCGGGCGTTTGCGATTAAGGACTCCTAGGCTTTGAAAGGTCGAGCGAGTTGGCATGCGGAATTGCGTTGTGGGGCTTGAGGCTTTTGAATCATGCATGCTGCTCGAAGCGTGGAAGCATCTGTTTGTTGGATACGGGTTCGACGATTCCATGGTTGAATCGTTGTTTCCGATCAAGAGTCTAGAGCACCTTGACCTGTCACCATCCATGGCAACGGACGAGGCGATGATACAGATAGTCCAGTTACCCAAGCTGAATATTTTGACGCTTGGTCCGAACATGGGAGGCGAGTCGCTAAGGATCTTGGCAGGATGCCAAACCGTAGCGGTGCTCCATCTTGGATTTTCGCAAGTAGGTGACGTGGGAGTCGCCTCATTGGCGGCGTCCGAGTCAATTTGCGGCCTCAACCGGGGCCATCGTCCCATCACTGGACGATTGCTTGAGACGCTCGGAATACCGTTTAAATGCAAGTTCACGGTGGAGCCTCCTGGGATTAGTGGCTTCACCGTGATTGCAACTGAATATCGGCATCAAAAATGGCGAGGTTTCTGCGATGACATTTACGAGCACTATGGATTGTGCCACCAGGGATTGTGCCACCAGCTTGGTGATTCAACTGTATGTTGAATGACGCCGCTTATGCCCGTGCCATGCGCGATAGGACTCGTTCCGTATTTCGATTCGTAACGAGTCCTCGCAACTTCTTTACTGCTTCATTTACAGTGGTTCCGTTGTCGCTAACGGATTGGATGCCGTCGATGGGAAGTCTGGCGATTCTTCTTATCCACCTGCTGCGAATACTCCTGTTGGCCAGCTTTGAGTTCCAACAGAAAGTCACTTCCAATGCCGCCGATAACTTGTGCTTGGTCGCTACGACCACAGCCAGAGATCAAAGCGGCCATTACAAGCGGCAGTGTGCATACCGTGATGGTTTGGCAGGTTTTCTTAAGTACAGTTGTCATCTGGATTGACTCTTTCGTATTTCTAATTTTCAAAAGCTTGTGTTTGACTTGGGTTTCTCGAACGAAGAAGATTAAAGTTGTTGATCAACTACTTCTTTGGAGGCGCGAGTTCCAAGAGCCCCCCATAGTCCATAGGGACTTCTTTGTCCGGGTGCTGATTTCCCAGTTTGCCCTTGTTCGACGATGTGTGCGTGTGAGTCGCCAGTATCAATCGAGTCCGTGATAAAGGTAACCGAACCGTCCCCCATCAAAACGTGACAGCCGCCTTGATGCCGACTACTCGGCGGTGCAACGCCTTCCTGGCCAGCCCAATCTTCACGCCAACACGCAGCGGAGTTGGGAGGGGTGATCGTGAACATTGCGGAATGGAAGGTTTCTCCATTCATCCATTGATATCCGCGTCCGTAGATCGATCCACTATCCCAATCACTGAACAAGACTGTCGACTCAGCCCAGAAACCGGGTCGCGACGGATCGATGGCCCCATTTGATTCACAAATTCGTGGGTTCGCTTTGACGCCGGTTTGCGCACGAGCGGCTTGAGTTCGGATGTCGCGGTCACCTAAGTCAGTTGTGATTTCGCCGGCAATGATCGTATTGGACAGGCCGTCCATGATGTCCCGAAATCGCATCGAACGGTGAGCGACGAACGCCCCACGTTGTCCTGCACGTGACAATTGCGAATCAGCTGTCGTGGCGATTAGGACGTCATTCATCGGGCCGCTTTCGGATTTGGCGAACGAGTCGCCCAAGCATACGGCGTAGTTTGTTCGTCCTTGCGATGGAATACCGTACCCAGGATCAGATGGGCAGCGAAGCGTCGGGATCTCCGTCATGGCCGGCGGGTATTGAAAGCTGACGTGGAAGCTTGGCTTAGGTCCAAATGCTGTCCACGATGGAACCTTGGGGATGCGATTACCATCGGGGCCAAGCTCTTGGCCAAGCGGTGAACTCATCTCGCTCCAAAGTGCTTGTTGCTCGATGAACGGGGTGAGACCCACCCAAACGCTGAGTTGGCTCTGGTTCGTGTGAGCCGACCAAATCCACCAGCTTGCCGTGGCCGGATCCATGCCCGTGCCTGTTTTGTGTTTAGGCATCTGGTTATATGCGGAGTGGTAGTTGTGGATCCCCAAACCAATCTGTTTGAAGTTGTTGCTGCAGCTCATGCGACGAGCTGCTTCCCGTGCTGCCTGGACGGCTGGGAGCAGTAGCCCAACTAAGACCCCAATGATCGCGATCACAACTAATAGCTCGACTAGTGTGAAAGCAAACCTGGGCCGGTTGATTGAAGACGTCATCGTGATTCCTTTGATTCGAAGTTTAAACATGGGTATCAGAAGTGTTGTGGAGGTAAATTTGTAAAGTTAACGAGTGGTCAAATGGTTTAGAGGTAGAACGTGGTCAACGTTAATCCTCCGTCATGGTTCCTTGAGGATCTCTCGAGTCCCCCGTTCGGAACGTTGGTGTTTAGCGAAACGAACGGTAGGTTTGGTAGCAATGGATGGTGAGTCCGCCGAAAAAATCGAAATCGCAAAAGTAGTTTTCAGCGACTGAAGTTTGCTTATCAAAATCGAAGATCGAGTTGGCATCGAAAGTCAACTTTGACGGCATCACTCTTTCAGTAACGAACCCTCGCATCTGCGGCACCTGGCCATCAGCGACCAGATCACGCGAATCGAATGTTCGCCATTGAGCGTCGGGGCGAGCAGAGATATTTCTCGATAACGCCGCGCGTCAACTATCTCTTTCGACTTCCCGTTCGTATGGGACGTCTTTGTAGATGACCGCGACTTGGGGAGCTTATATCGCCGGTGCGTGCTTCAACATTATCAGCAGCTCGTTGCTTTGCCGATTGTGAGTCGCGGGGCCCATGAAATTTCGAT
The Neorhodopirellula lusitana DNA segment above includes these coding regions:
- a CDS encoding DUF1559 domain-containing protein is translated as MTSSINRPRFAFTLVELLVVIAIIGVLVGLLLPAVQAAREAARRMSCSNNFKQIGLGIHNYHSAYNQMPKHKTGTGMDPATASWWIWSAHTNQSQLSVWVGLTPFIEQQALWSEMSSPLGQELGPDGNRIPKVPSWTAFGPKPSFHVSFQYPPAMTEIPTLRCPSDPGYGIPSQGRTNYAVCLGDSFAKSESGPMNDVLIATTADSQLSRAGQRGAFVAHRSMRFRDIMDGLSNTIIAGEITTDLGDRDIRTQAARAQTGVKANPRICESNGAIDPSRPGFWAESTVLFSDWDSGSIYGRGYQWMNGETFHSAMFTITPPNSAACWREDWAGQEGVAPPSSRHQGGCHVLMGDGSVTFITDSIDTGDSHAHIVEQGQTGKSAPGQRSPYGLWGALGTRASKEVVDQQL